The genomic stretch AGCATCAATCACATGACCGCAGAGATAATTCTTAAGAAACCCcggtgttgttttgtttctgccGTTGCTATGCTACAGAGTTGGAGTCTTCCCTCACGGCAGGACCATGGGTAAGATATCTTTGTAGTGTTCATGTGATTCTGTACGCGTGATTCTGTTATCTAAGGGCTCAGAgctgttttgttctgttctgtcctcctctcctctcggagACTAGGGTTGGAGGTGACATTTCCCCTTTCCTGATGCAAGTTGTTGGATACGAGTTGGAAATGGAGGAGATGATTGAGAAATTAAAAGATTCAAAGTCAGATAGTAAGCACTTCCTGACTGTAGATTTTGCCTGAGGGTTGGAAATTCAACCTGAGATTGGAAGTTGTgtggaggtcacacacacacacacgcgcacacacacacgcgcgcgcacacacacacacacacacacacacacacacacacacacacacacacacacacacacacacacacacacacacacacacacacacacacacaccacaagcacacacaaacctttTATTGGCCCACTTTGCACAAAACAAGGTATCAATTTCTCCCTCAGGGCATTAAAATAGACTGAGCATAGCCATTCTCACAGTGGCCACACAGCTGTAATAAAGAGGTGCtccacctcagtgtgtgtgcctatttGGCATCTCGCTAAACTGTGTCCAGTAAGTGTTACCTGTCATGTTCCAGAAATACTGGTGCAATAGTGTGCATTATCATTACTGTGTCAACCAGCAGTTCAGTGAGTGTGTAGTATAATGTTGTAGTCAACATTTGTTCAGTTATTGAAAACATAGAATAGCTTGCTAACACCTTCTGACATTATCATAGTGTATTATAAACTATGAACATCACACTGCTGTCAAATACGGCCATTTCAAAACCCTAAGCTACAGTAAAGCATGATCCCCCAGAGCATctcaagaagggagagaagTTGGGGGGAGACCGTGGAACAGAGTTTCTGTCTAAAATTGAACTTGCTCTCCATGATAAACAGCACAAGGGCATAACAAGAATTTACACAGAGCATGGAGCAATTTTGGTGACGAAGCAGTCTTTGATGTGGTAACTCCTGCTGCACTGATAGTCTTTTAATGCCCTGGAATTCCTGGAAGAGCCcccacttctgattggttgtgtaGTTTCAAACCGAAGAATGCTTTGGCTGTGAGTGGCCCGCCACAAGGAAATGAGCAAATGAGTGGGTTTGTATGGCTGCCTGgcacagggagaggaggggtagagagagagggagagagagagagagagggagagagagagagagagagagagagatcccttTCAAACAGAGCTGGGATACCTCCAGAGTGAGGGTActtcaccacatacacacacacacgcatacacactacatacacaaacatacacacacgctcacaaaaacacgcacacattcacacatgcacgatcctaggtggcacacacacacacacacacacacacacacacacacacacacactcctcttcacaCATTCCAGCTTGTACAAGCAACTGCCTCTCCAAACCTATAAATCTACCAGCATATGGCTGAGACACAACCTAAACAAGGACTTTTGCGTAAAACCTCTTTATAGGAAGATAAGTCTTGTGATTCATAATGACAGGGCAAAGATAATCACAACATGTAGTTCTGCTACATTCTGACTCACTGAACCTACTgtaagcgctttctctttgccatGTAAGTTGTGCAACTGAGGTTTCCAACAAACATCCTGTACAGATGAAGCACGGAGATGGAATTCGTTGGGCGCAGGAAACCTCCTCCTCCAGTTTTCCTCAACTAAGTACCCTGTGCATACTCATACACATTAACAACCAGTCACACGAGCAAGCACACAAACCTGATGACCCCTGTTGCTCCTgaaaacgacacacacacacacacacacacacacacacacacacacacacacacacacacacacacacacacacacacacacacacaagcaagctcACAAACCTGATGACCCCTGTTGTTCctgaaaatgacacacacacacacacacaaacacacacataatactcaCATCCTGTTGAAGTCTTGTAAAACACAACCCCTCTTTGCTCATAcaaatctgtttctctctctcctcctcctcctctttctctttctctctctatcacccgcacagcacacacacacacacacacacacacacacacacacacacacacacacacacacacacgcacacacgcacacacacacacacacacacatacacacacacacacacataggaccaCTCACCCTGACATCGTGCTCCAGGGCTCGGATGAGCTCTCCGTCCACCTGTCCAGTCTGGGCCACGCGCAGGCTGCGTCGCTCTGCCTTGCGCAGCCGGTACTGCAGGATGCGGCAGCTCTTGTTGGCCTGCTCCAGCTGCTGCCGCAGGTCCTGCAGCTGGTACACGTCCTCCTCCAGGAACAGGTCGCGCATCTCCAGCATCTCCGAGCGCAGCTCCTCCATCTCATCCTGGACagagagtcagtcagtcagtcagtcagtcagtcagtcagtcagtcagtcagtcagtcagtcgcaCAACTCTCACCAACAATATGCAATAAATATTGTGCTACTGCCCAATTTGtttgtaacattgtatggaCAATATAAGCACATTTGTATTGTAATTGCACCTATAACAATTTACTTATGCTTGAACAAATACTTTTGCTGGGCTTCATGACAATATATGTGGTGTGATCTACAAAAACCCATCACATGGCGCCATGGTATTTTAAACATTAACACGTATGCTATATATGTTTGACATTTTTGGTTTATGTGTGCCTGCCTCCAACAAGTCACCATGTGACGCCGCACAGGGAACAGTACCCGTGGCCGTGCGCCTTCCTCCGAAGGATAGCACTCCACTGTGCGCACTGACGTAAGACACATTGGATATGACTGCCAAGCCAAGGACTTATGCTACCGCTGCGTCACAGCGACTGATTCTCAATATTAGTGTTTGGGATTAAAAATGTATTCGATTGTGCGCCTTGACCTCGTCCTTAAATCGTGTGTCGTGACAATGACGGAGGACACTCAAGACAATTAGCGAAAGTGTAATCGGTTCTTGGAGCGTTAATCCAAGACTTGTGACCCACGTGCAAAGTGTCCTGTCATCACACGAGACtcatacacagagacaaacaaacacatttgggaATATGATAAAAGTTGCATGTAAATCTAAACTATCCAAATGTTGCTTTAAATGGAAAATCTCATCTTACTTTTAAATATTCGTTTTCTGATCTTAAATCCTCGATCTCTCGGAGAAGTTCATCATGCATTCCATCAACATACTCTCCTGTCAGGTCAGAAAATGCCACCGAGGAGCTAAAATTCAGCCGACTGTCAAGTGAGGCGAAAGACCGCTCGTCTGCAGGGGAGATGCTACCCTCGGCAATGCCATTGCCAGGTGCCAAATTAATATTGGCCCCTGATGAACAGATGATGTTTGTGTCTTGACTTCTAATGTCCGAGACACTGTCCCCCAGGCCAATCCTGTCTCCATCAGTATACCCATCCCGACTGTTGGACTCGATGTCACTGTCTGTGGAAAGTTTATTCTCCTCGGAGGTGCAGTCAGACATCTCCGAGCTGCTGTTCGCGGAAGAAAGCTTTCCAGTGGCGCATCCGGAATCTTTGCTCAGGTCGTCAGATGTGTTGCTAGCGTCAGACAGTTTTCTCCGGCCTGACGATTTATTGCGGCTCTTTTGGCTGCCACTGCTCGTTTGCTTGACTTTCCCGGACACTTTTCCCTTCTCCGGTTTCATTTCTTTGCCTCCACTCGGGGTGCGCCGGAGGGTTGCCGTTCCTACTCTGGTCTTGGTAACAGTTTTGCTTGGCTGCGCATCTTGAAGTTCTGCTGGCTGCGACTCCTCGTTTGTTTGGGGTTGCCCGAAACCGTCAAGTGCCGCGTGCTTCTCTCCAACCGGCCGCCCGTGCACTTGATCCGGTGGCGCGCAGACGTCTCCTTCTCCATCGCCCATCGCTTGTCCACTTCTGCGCTTGTTCGGTCGCGCGCACGGCGAATTTGCGTCTTGCCTTGTCTTCGTCATTAACCCAAGTTTGGTACCGTAGAAGtgttgtctttttgttttaCAAATCCTTTAAAATAAGCCAATGAAGGCTTTGCAAACATTGAAATAAAAGGTTATCCAAATTGTTGTCACAGTTGTCTGTGATAACCTAACTCTATAAACCTGCTGGCGATGTAGAGCTGCTGTCCATCGCAGTGTAGGCTAGGAGGTCGGCTGGTCAACACTTGTGATGTCACTGTTGGAGGTGACTGCTTTGCGCGTCCAAGGTCTCGTTTCAACCAACTGttttgtgggtgtatgtgtgacaaACTAAACTTGTATGGGTTGATGACTAGGCTATATGCCCGCCCCCTGCCCTGATCCGTTAGCCCCCCTTGCACGATTATAGTTGGAAGTAGATTGTTTCCTCAGTGGCAAAAGAAACCCCACATGATTTAAAAATGCAACCTTAAGCAATATCCTTTTATACAGCCTGCGTAGATCTAGCCTAAATGGTTATTCTCTATTATTCGTCTGTACAATGCTTAAAGAAAGTTTAATTATAGCCATGCCCGTCTTCTTCGGGTAATTGCTGTGATGATTTAAACATTGTGGTCTATAGTTGCTACAGGGCCAGCTATTACTAGCCAATCAATAATCACCaatataatcatcatcatcatcatcatcatcatcatcatcataacaatacaacacaaaataattACTAATATTTTAATTGAGTAAAAAATACTTGGGCTACTTGTCTTAAAACAGACATATCTAGGCAATTCGTTGTATACTGTGCAATGACATTAAAGTATTCAATTCAATAGACTCAAGACACAAGGAgttgcatactgtaggctaaaacTTGACATGCAAACTCTGTTTCCTTGAGCTAAGACAACACAGCTATTTTGTCCACTTATGCCATCTTGCGGCAAAATTGGCGTCCTGCTAACTTGCGATGAACGAATTTAACCCCGTGCAAGTTAGAGAAAAAAGGCTTAATGTAACCTTGACCACTGTAAAGAAACATTTGAACTACCATTACAGTATATGACGACCCCAAGTCATGGCCTGCATGACGACAATTTGATTTATAATCAACCAACATTATTATAATCCAGTTATTGAATGCCTCTAAtgccatttcacacacatatggtGGTCTGTCCGAGAGACctatcaaataatgaaatataCATTGAATTTAATACATTGAGTAAATATACGGATTAAAGTAGTTCACAGTTTAATGGGCAATTGCCCGGAGATAATCGCAATGGACTAGATAGGAACAACAGCTGTCAAAACTAACTCTGAAATATGACAACGCTTATAAATAACACCCATCCATACCCTTTTTAGCACATAGCTATCGTTTTATATCCCGCCTCCGGACATATCCCCACCCCTTTATGGCGTTCAGTGGCTGCGAATATCTATATTCTCATAGGTGTTCGGTGTGTCTGTCATTGCGCACACGCCCATACGAAATGTTTGTTGTTGGTGATCCTGGAATTCCTTGCGTAGTGATAGGACAAATATCCATCAATGATTGGACCTGTACTACACACTTCCGTCCCTGTTTCTGACTTATGAGCTGCTGAATATTTTGCTGTCCCATCGGAGAAATACAAACAGTTTTACATACTGGACCACAACAGGTAAAACAATTCATTTCTTGATATCAGCTTAAAATGTCAGTCTCAATTTCGCGATGAGCCATTGTCGTTCTGTATTTGCTGTTTTTATCAAAAGTTATTTAGTTGACGTTAGTTGGTTCAAATGATATTCAGCACTGGTACAGCATGAAGAGCTTTTGGTTCTCTGGTTAGCTTGCGTTGTCGCTTCCATGGTCGCTTCTCAGCTGTGGTTCATGAATCAAAGTCGAAGGTAGCAATTGAGTTTGCACGAGAAGTGaaatgcatgtgtggtgtggacACCGTCATGTCATTGAGAAGTGTCGGTCACTGTGATAGAAACGGTGTtcttaaatgaaatgaaagtaatCTAATCTGCTACATGAGTCTCATTTCGTGAGTTAGGGTGATGATGGCTTACTTGGACGCACAATGATATTGTAGCAAGCTTGTTAGCTTAGCTAAGATAGCCCCTTTTACCCCAGGCTAAGTTACGTAGCTAATACACTCAGCGAGCAGTAAGTGTAACCACATTATGGGGCATATAAGGGGGCTTGCTTGCTCTGCTGTGTGCAAGCGTTCAGCGACTTCAGTGCCGTGCATTTGGTTGAGTTGGCTGACCTTTAGCGGCGATTGAAACGTGAATTATGCTTCTGGCAGTTTCTGCTGAGCCTCCCACCATTGGCTGAACTTGGCAGCACAGCTGTCCATCTAATTTGCTGTTGTGCTTCCCCTCAGCTGATTTGTTGATATTTTGCCATTTCGTTAGCTTTAGCGTTAGCCACACAGTGGATAACATTCTGTTTGCTCATGTGCAGGAGCACGGGTTTGTGGTTCAGTCGTCAGTAACAAGTTGTGAGAAAAGAGAGCTAAGGATACTGTGGAAGTGTTTTGACGCGGTATATTTAATAGCAGAGCAGGGATCGGCATTCTCTTGGGCTTAGGGTGGGTTGGGTACTTGTATCAGTTTCCCAGCGCCTTAACAGGCTGATATTGCTGTCAGATCTGTTCTAGCACATTTTGCAACGCTTAGGCTACATTTGCATTGGTTAAACATATTATGGGAAACCTAAAAATGTCACCATTGTGTTGCTCAACTGTAGCCTGACAATCTCAACTGGGGATATGGTACGCttgttgttttgcattttaCAGTACAGCACTTGAATAAAGTGCAATTTAGCTAGAAACATTTGTTTGTGACTGACCGGTGGCTCAAAAGcagtacgtttgcaaagcatcctgggatttgagttctctatctcggaatttaagatatgtacacagtcttgtacctttcgctttttttacattttctgttcattttttcactcgaaattataagttatatgcttatgagtcacatcgtagctggttagcctaaggcatggtctaaaactctttatatccgaatttttccagaagtcaatgggagaaatgaatgagaattttacttccggacaagcacctctctcggaggaggggcgggactggggagctctatactCTGTATTAATTCTGTCTTCGTTACCTTGACATGGTTTGTTCTGGCTTAAGGTTGTATATTCTTTTGATGGCattgcaaaataaaaaaagaaatgctgtatttgtggtaggcctacataaattGGGTGGATGTTTGGGTGTCAATCCAtaatgaagagttcagatgcaaaacccaaATGCCACCTGTGAGTGAATGCTCCccacacagtatactgtaggctatcatcatttcatttcaaaatcCACTAAACACCACTCTCTTCATGGTCTGAAATATCGATTTCTAGGCAAAAACCTAAAAAGCCTTCTAGGCAAAAACCTTCAAGGCAAAacctaaaaaaaagaaaaatgctcATTGAAAAGAAATGGATGGATTTAGacagttttgcatctgaactcttcatgtgTCCAGATAAAACAGCAGAACATTTGAAAGCCTACGTCATTCACCCCAGTCAGTGAAATTTACATGTTTGTACTTTATTTTATTGTGCTGATGTGTGATATCTTTCAGTAACGCCTCTGTAGCAATCCATACTGATTTGCATGGCTGCTATCCATTTGTGTAATTCAGAGATGGTGGGTGCAGCtgggtgtagcctactgtagcaagGGTCATTTCAGGTTGTTCAGTTGATCTAGTGTTTAGAACCATGATGACATTGTTAGGCTAATTGCACTCATCTAGTCATTTTGTCTGGCACATGTGTTGGATTCATACGATTAGCAGTGAGCTCCTCTTAGAATTAGTGTACAGTCAGTGAttggtttatttgtttgcaGTGTACTCACAGAAAAATATCTTAATGCTGGTATGTATCCCTTTATGTTTTCCTGGGCAGCTAGCCTAAGGTTTCTCTGCAGCCCTCATCCTTGAACAAATCTCAAAATCTCAGAAGCTCAGAGAAACTTAATATCTGGGATTCAACTTCTGGAATGTCAGTGAAATTTAGGCTCCGCACCTAGATAATAGACCAGACATACTAGTCTTGCCAAGATTGTGTAATGCCTGCGTTTACGAATATGGTACAGAGCCATCAATTTATTACAAAATAGTATGGAAAGGCCATGGTCGACACTATTGTACCAGTACAGAGGCTTTATAGACTATGGATGGACAACATATGGTTACACTAGATTTGGACACGAGTGTGAGACAAACTGGAGTGAGCCCCTCACTTAATCCAGtatttattttcatctgtaCTGAGTCCAGCAGGTGTTTTCGTTCTCATAAGCCTCTCTTGGAGTGCGCTCTGTGGAAGTTAGAGAAGTCTTTTCTGTACAGAGAAGCGCTGCTCTGAGTGCTGAAAGACCTTTTAAATCTTAAACGGCATCTCATGTGTGGCCTTGCTCCGTGCTTGCATGCCTCCCTTCCGTGCTTACATACTTCCCTTGCACATGTCACAGAATTTGTGTGCAGCAGCATAGAACACCAGCCGTCTGCAGGGACTAAATTATTCATCTAAATGTTTTGCGAGGGTGCATGTTAGTCGATTCTTGCACAGTGATTGCACAGAGATTGCACACACAACTTTTCACCTAAACGTTAGTGGATGTTGCATGAGTGGATTTCAGTTGTGTGTAACATGTAAAAGTCagatttaaaacaaaacaaaacaaaaagcatgccaatgtgtttgCAAGACCGTTTGATGATATATTTGCTCTTCTCCCTAATGTAGTCTGACCAGCTTTTtcaattgttcactgttaaatagattgttgtattttttttatttgtatgtcactttggacaaaaacatccgccaaatcccataaccataacaacgaTGAAGTGATCACCGAAACACTGCAGAATGCTGTGAGAAAGCGCGTCGTCATGGTTACTGCCCCTGTTGGGTGTGTTTCTTGCGTTTCCGTTTTCATTTGGTTTTCCTCCTCTTCAAGGTCTTATCAGCCTCCACATGCCTGCCATGACTGATTTACTCTGGCACTGTAAGGCTATGGTGGTTTGACCTGCCTGCGAAAGTCCACAGAAAAACAACATTATGCAACCGGGAAGCCTCTGTTCTGGAATTGATTTTAATTTCAGCGATGATGGTGAAAGGCAAAGTAGTTCAGGCCACAGGAAACTAAGACTAAAGCTCAGAGAGTTTTCAAAGACACAGTGGTAGCTAGTTCTTGCTGTCTTACCCTGTACCTTGCTGGCCCGCAGGTCTGTAATGTAGTGCTGAAGTTCGTAAAGTATGCCAATTTGTATAGGGTGAAAGTCTGTGTACTATGCTGCTTTGTATGCTTAGAAAAGTGGTATAGAGTGCTTATTTGTATAGGGTGCAGTCGGTTTTTTGTTTAGGGGCCCACTCTGTGTAGGATGCCaatttgtactgtgtgtgtgtggctctgtgtgagGTGCTGATTTGTGAAGGTGCGCTCAGCTGCGTgacttgtgctgtgtgtgttccctgtgtCAGGTTTCAGCCAGAGCCGGTGAGCACCAGCTGGGGGAAGCCTGagcgagtgagcaagagagagggagagagagagagagagagagagcgagcagtcGTGGTCGTGGTCGTGTGTCCGTCCCCAGGAGCAATGCCCTCTGAGTGACACTGGCAGCCCATCGAACCGCTCAGCATGAACAGCGAGGAGGAGTTCTATGACGCGGAGACAGGTGAGCGTTTCTGTTGACGCTGAAGCATCCTGATCATTTCAGGAACACACGTGGGGGCAGCGGCATGTATTATGTCATACAGGGATGTCAGTTACAGAATGCAATGCCAAGTCTGCTAGTGTGCCAGTGCTAACGTCCAAGAAATGTCTACAGGCTACTTTTGCGAGCTCTCATGTGATGACATTTAACTGAGAAAGTGATGTTGCAATGTTGGGCCCCTTGTAATGACTTTATGTAAAGACTGTTTACTTGTACTTGTTTGAACTTGTTTGAACTAGATTGGCCTCTGTTTTGCCCTCTTATCTCATAGGACTGGAATCGGACGACTCCTGTGAGGTCAGCTTTAAAGATGCGCTTGTGTATGAGGGCAAACAGACCTCCAATGGCAGTGCACTTTCAGAGAATGGGGtatgggagaggaggtgggtaTCTCAGTCTGTCTCAGCGTAAACTAAaacaataagccccgagaggccgtagtttgcactaaaatcagtgtaaactatgGACTTGGTAAGTGGcgtattgcttttctaaaacggttactacatacagtatatctcacaaggtttcatgaaacaaaggtaCAGCAACGAGAAATGTAACCATGTATtcacacaaaatattttttacgccaagaaatatatttcctttatctgaatggttgccaagcaacattgAGACACAGTCAGCTACTCTAGCATTTGTGtaagttgtggtagcgcattactatagaacaaaATAcagtcaaggtgtatgtttgtgttggattttacaacAGTTAATTTAATCCCGTTTTAGAATTTCCTAATTCCGTTTTAGAATtaagtgttttgtttgtcatCGTCTCCATGTTATATGTAACTTGGTGTAATGTATCCTGGTGTAACTTAATGTATTCTGGTGTAACTTGTTCCACAGGACGACTCTCCCAGCACCCATGTTTGCCAGAAATAATTTCAGCGTTTGGGGCTTCCTGAAGAAATGCATTGGCATGGTGAGGATGTTAAGAATTTCAACAATGCATATTGGCTACCAGGATATCATTACCGTGTCTGCTTTTCTGGTTTAATACGTGCGCGTGGAATAGTTTAGAAAATGTTATGTAGCACTGTGAGACTGAGAGGCTAAACCGGTATGTCTACAAATTGACCTTGTGAACTTGTTTTGTGGTCCTTTCAAGTGTGTGATGTTCTAATTAACTCTGTCGTGAATCATCAACAGGAGCTGTCAAAGATCACAATGCCCATCATCTTTAATGAGCCATTGAGCTTTCTGCAGCGCCTCTCCGAGTACATGGAGCACACATACCTCATCCACAAGGCTTGCACTTTGTCAGACTCCATAGACCGCATGCAGGTGAGCCACCAACAGGCCCCCACTGAGGCATGAAATCGACTCTCGTCCACTGCGTGGACCAGTTGAACAAGTTGTTCTGTGTACATTAAAGCGCGCAGCCACAGATAGTATCACCCATGCTGTATGCAGACATGTGCATGTTCAGTCATGATCTAATGATCATGTTTCTGCTTCTAGCTGGTAGCTGCCTTTGCGGTCTCAGCAGTGGCATCGCAGTGGGACAGAACTGGAAAGCCCTTCAACCCTCTACTGGGGGAGACCTACGAGCTCGTAAGGTGAGCCTGGTTTATCTACACACAGCagcataggcctatacttagtcaactctctactctactcaatCATCCCTCCTTaaccatgtgtatgtgtgaggattTCCCTGTGCCCGTGGATCAGGATCAGCAGAAGGAATTCATAGGTCACAGGCTTAGTTCATAAGGATTATAAGCGATCAGAAAAACCTATGCCAAGCCCATATGCTTTTGAAAGGTGTAGTCCATGGACCCATGAAAATCTGATGAGGGCCTTATAGGCCGACATGTAGTTAAGTAAAGACCTATCGTATGGAGCCTGAGTGTGCGGCAACTTTTAGTCCATGAACCTGGCAAAAGATTGTATGTATATAAACCCTATATGAGGGTATTGCTCCGTCAGAGCCACTTTGTTTCCTATTGAAAGTGTCCAGGACCGTGCAAGTAATCACTGTTCTTTGAAGGTCTATACCAGATTTTGAGCCAGGTCTGTGATTGAAAGTGATTGAATTTGATTATGATTTAAGTAAAACTGAGTGTCCATTTCCCACGCTTATTCCTTCTCACATGTTCACAGGGAGGATGAGGGGTACCGTCTGATTTCGGAGCAAGTCAGTCACCACCCCCCTATTAGTGCCTTCCATGCACAGTCCCTCAACCAGGACTTTGAGTTCCACGGATCCATCTACCCCAAACTCAAGTTCTGGGGCAAGAGTGTGGAGGCCGAGCCCAAAGGCACCATGACTTTAGAGCTGCTCAAGTGAGTATGGGTGCCACAAACTAAATACTAAATACTAAATaaactgcatgtactgtacacactactcacaaaaagttagggatatctggctttcaggtggcctgggtgttcccatgctgccttgtgcgcaaCTCGAGTCGCAAGGACTCGTGTGTATTTCCCATAAGCAACCAACCGTTCTTGTCCTGCTATGCTGCAGACACAGGGAGGTGTACACTTGGACAAACCCCTTCTGTTGTGTGCACAACGTCATTCTGGGTAAACTCTGGATCGAGCAGTATGGCACGGTGGAGATTGTGAATCACAGGTAAGTCGGAGTTGATAAGACATCTTCATTTTCATTTGCGTTTCGTTTCATTCTTCAAAATGGAGGACTAAGAATGTGTTTCCTGCTTCTGTTCTGGTCCTGTGATGCAGCACTGGGGATAAATGTGTTCTGAACTTCAAGCCGTGCGGCATGTTTGGGAAGGAACTGCACAGAGTGGAGGGGCACATCCAGGACAAGAGGTGAGCCTGTTCTTTCAGGGCTGAGTGGAATATAATGTTACGGTGTCTTGCCTCATTGGCAACATTACAGCATATCTGACTCCACTGAAGTAAATGGATCCTATTTGATCATATCATATTTGTTTGCCTAATCCCTCACCTGATCCAGTacctttgttctctctctgtctctctcactctttttctctctgtctctctctctctctctctctctctctatctatccatctatctatccatccatccctgtctctctctctctctctctatctttcttttctttctctctctctctctctctctctctctctctgtggtgtgtatgCAGTAAGAAGAAGCGACGGATATTATATGGCAAGTGGACAgagtgtttgtattgtgtggAGCCAAAAGTGTATGAGGCCAACAAGAAAGCAGAGAAGAAATCGGGAGGAGATTCCAAGAAACACAAACAGGTAGAGCTGCACATGGACTTTGTCAGAAATGTAAATATAAGGTTTTGATCTTGTGTAAGAGAATGTTAGTGCTATAGATGCACTGTAAAGGACTTCAGGTGCTCTATCATAGTCCCCGTAACACATCTAAATGGCTCTtactgttgtttttatt from Sardina pilchardus chromosome 7, fSarPil1.1, whole genome shotgun sequence encodes the following:
- the osbpl2a gene encoding oxysterol-binding protein-related protein 2 → MNSEEEFYDAETGLESDDSCEVSFKDALVYEGKQTSNGSALSENGVWERRTTLPAPMFARNNFSVWGFLKKCIGMELSKITMPIIFNEPLSFLQRLSEYMEHTYLIHKACTLSDSIDRMQLVAAFAVSAVASQWDRTGKPFNPLLGETYELVREDEGYRLISEQVSHHPPISAFHAQSLNQDFEFHGSIYPKLKFWGKSVEAEPKGTMTLELLKHREVYTWTNPFCCVHNVILGKLWIEQYGTVEIVNHSTGDKCVLNFKPCGMFGKELHRVEGHIQDKSKKKRRILYGKWTECLYCVEPKVYEANKKAEKKSGGDSKKHKQEQSAGGDDADEMPELQETVTMIPGSTLLWRIAPRPAHSTQMYNFTNFAMSLNELEPGMEKVLAPTDCRLRPDVRAMENGDIDTASTEKERLEEKQRASRKERAKDEEDWSNRWFHQGTNPHTGAQDWIYVGGYFDRKFTDCPTIY